ATTGAGGAGCCGGGCCGAGCGGGCGAGACCGCGTTCCCGGCGCAGCAGGTCCGCCGGGGTGTGGACGCCGAGGTAGCCCAGCCGGGCGGCGGCCCGGAACGACAGTTCCCGTCGCCCGGCCCGCCCCGCCGTGGGGTCCCCGGCCGGCACGTCGCGTAGCGCGGCGCCGGAGAGGCCGAGGACCTTGCCGGCGAGGAACCGCACCCGGGGCAGGTGCCAGGCGTGCGAGACGAGCCCGAGCGGTCGCGCGGGGCCAAACACGTGGTCGGCGAGCAGGCCGTCCTCGACCGTGTGCACGAGGTTCTGCAGGGTGGTGCGGGACCGGGTCTCCGCGTGCAGGCCCGCGTACCGGTCGAGGCCGGCGGCGCTGGCCCGGGCCAGCATCAGCTCGCCCTCGTGGCAGCCCGCGGGCGGGCCCGCGGTCTCCGGGGCGGCGTGCGGCCACCCTCCGGTGAGGACGATCCGGGGCGCGGCGGCCCGCCGGAACTCGGCCTCGTGCGCGGTCACGTACGCGACGGCCGCGTCCACCCGGGCCGCGCTCTCCGCGGTGAGCAGGTAGTCGCCCGCCTCCCGGACGATGCCCCGGCCGAACACCAGCAGCACGGTGGCCGTCGGTGGCGTCACGCCTCGCCCCCCTTCGTCCGGGCAAACGGTACGCCGCCGGTCAGTCCTCGGCCGGCGGCCAGGGCGGCTCGCCGACTCCGGTGACGCGCACCCCGCCCCAGGGGTCGACCTCGGCCAGCCGGGCACGGGTGACCCGGTCGCCGACGCGTACCTGCACGTCGCGGCGACCGGAGCGGAGCAGCCGGACCGCCCGCGGCTCCGGCTCGATCCGCCCCGCCCAGTGGTAGCGGCCGTCGACCGGCTCCCACCGCCCGGTGACGTGCAGTTGCACCGGCGTGTCGCCGATCCACGCCGGGCCGTGGTAGCTCACCGGTCGATCCGTTCGTGCGCCCGGGCCAGCTCGTGGGGCAGGTCGGCGCCGCGCCGGACACCCTCGATGCCGCTCCACAGCAGGGTGGTCAGGTAGTCGGTGAGCGCGGCCCGGCGGATCGGCTGGCCGTGCGTGGTCCACCAGTCGCCGACCGCCTGCACGAACCCGACCAGCCCGTACGCCCACGGCTCGGCGGGACCGGCGTCGAGCCCGAGCGCGCGCAGCCGGTCGCCGATCACCCGGGCCAGCCCGGCGGCGACCTGGCGGCTGGTGCCGGCGACGACCTGGTGGATGCCGGGGTGGCCGGCCTGGTTCATGAGGAAGCGGTAGAGGGTCGGCTCCGACTCGACGACGCCGAGATACGCGTCGATGGTCGCCTCGACCAGGGCCCGCTCCTCGCGGACCCGTTCGATGGCCGGTGCGATGGTGTCGACGACCCGGGCCGCCACCACCTCGCTGACGGCGAGCCAGAGCTGCGCCTTGTCGGCGAAGTAGCGGTAGAGGACGGGTTTGCTGACCCCGGCGGTGGCGGCCACCTGGTCCATGTCGACCTGCGGGCCGTGCCGGAGCAACGCCTGCACGGCGGCCGCGATCAGCTCCTGCCGCCGCTGTTCGCGGTGGCCGGCCCAGCGGTCCCGGCGGCCGGGGCGCGGGGCGGCGGCGGGCTCGGAGGCATTGACATCGGTGGAGGTCGGTCGCATGCTACCACTCGTAACAGTTACCAGAAGTTACGTCAACAGGGAGGGGTCATGGAGGGGACGCCGGCCGGGTTCCCGCGCGAGGCGCTGGCCACCCGGTTGCTCACCGCCTCGGTGCACACCAGCTACGACCCCGCTGTGGAGATCGACTGGGCGGCGCCGCACCGGCCGGACGCCTACTGGCTGCCGCCGCACCGCAGCAGCCTCTACGGCACGCCGCTCTGGGCGGGGCTCAGCGAAGCGCAGCGCATCGAGCTGACCAAGCACGAGGTGGCCAGCGCCGCCAGCGCCGGGCTGTGGTTCGAGACGATCCTCATGCAGATGCTGATCCGGCACTACTACGACGCCGATCCGACCAGCCGGCACGCCCAGTACGCGCTCACCGAGGTCGCCGACGAGTGCCGGCACTCCATCATGTTCGGTCGGCTCATCGAGGCGACCGGCTGCCCGGTCTACCGCGCCGACCGGTTCGACCACCTGCTCGGCCGGTGGCTCAAGGCCACCGCGACCGGCCCGCAGATGTACGCCGCCATCCTGATCGCCGAGGAGGTCCTCGACGCGTTCCAACGGGAGATCATGGCCGACGAGTCGCTGCAGCCGCTGATCCGGATGGTGTCCCGGATCCACGTGGTCGAGGAGGCCCGGCACGTGCGCTTCGCCCGGGACGAGCTGGCCCGCCAGGTCGAGGCCGCCGGCCCGCTCGCGCTGAGCTACGCGCGGCTGGTGATCGGCCGCGCCGCGTGCGCCATCACCCGACGCCTGGTCCACCCGCGGGCGTACGCGGCGGTCGGCATCGCGCCCTCGGTCGGCCGGGCCGCAGCCCGGGCGAACCCGCACTGGCAGGCGACGCTGCGCTGGTCCGCGCACCGGGTCGCCGACCACCTCGCGGGCCTGGGCCTGCTGTCGGGGCCGGGGCGGTTGCTCTGGCTCCGCTCCGGCCTCATCCGGGGCTGACGCCGGCCGGCGGCGGCCCGACTCCCGGGCACGCGGTCGCTGGCGGCCGCCGCCGATCAGCGGGCCCGGCGCCCGCCGTACAGCCGCAGCGCGTTGCAGACGTCGAAGACCCCGGGCACGTCCCAGGCCAGTTCGCCGGCCGCGCGGCGGGTCTGCGCGTCGGCGACGCCGCCGGCGAGGATCACCACCCGGTTCTGCACGCTGACGGTGATCTGCTGCCGCCGGGTGGTCCAGTCGATGCTCAGCCGCTGGGCCACAAGGCCGGCGAGGCGCACGTCCTCGCCGTCGGGCTCGGGCCCGTCCCCGGCGAACGGAAAGTCGGGGTACGGCCAGGGCGTCACCATGCGGGCTCCTTCTCGTGGGTGGCGGGGCGTCCGGTCCGGGCCGGCGGAGGGGCGGGTTCAGTGCCGTCGGGGCGCGGCGGGGCGGGCCCGGGTCCCACCGGGCCGCTCAGCGCCCGGGTACGGCTGTCGAACACGGGGAACACCCCGTCCAGTCGCATGGTGTGCAGCACCGTCAACACGAACCGGGAGGGCGCCACCAGGCACAGCCGGCGTCCGTCCTGCCGGGCCTGCTGGCGGGCGCGGACCAACAGCCCGAGTCCGGCCGAGTCGAGCACCTCGACCTCGGCGAGGTCCACGAGCATCCGGTCGCCGAACGTGACGCTCTCCGCCAGCGCCCGGCGTACCGGGCCGACCAGGTCCGGCTCCTGGGCGGTCGGCTCGCCGCCGACCTCGTCCAGGTAGTCGATGTCGAGGCCGCCGTCGCCGTCCGGCCCGGTGCGGGCGCTGCACCGCGGGCAGTGGTGCGGACCGGAGGCGAACGGCGAGCGGACCCAGTCGTTGTCGAACACGAGCGTCCACACCACCTCGGCGTCGGGCAGCGTGCAGCCCGTGCCGGTGACGGTGTCGCCGCAGCCGTCGCAGATGAGGGTCATCAGGTTGTCCGCCGGTACGACCGTCACGGCGCCCCCGTCCGATCCGCGCGCGGGCCGGACGGCGGTTGGCCGCCCGGTCGGCCCGCGGTCACCACGGCGAGGACGACCGCGACGGCGGCGAACACGACCTGGACGATCAGCGCCAGGACCGCCGGCCCGCCCGGGCCGGTGCCGACCAGCCCGACGACGATGGCGCCGAGCAGCGCGGCGGCGACTCCGAGCGCGAGGGTCAGCCAGACCGGGGCGGCCTTCCGGCCCGGCAGGACCAGGCGGCCCACCGCCCCGACGGCGACTCCGACGACCACGGCCCCGACGAGGGTGCTGCCGTTCACCGCTGCCTCCTGCGTGCCGGGTGGTGAGCCGAGCCCGTCCGGGTGCCCGGTCCGGTGCCCACTCTGGCCAGGGCTCTTGGCGGTCGTCGCGCGGTTGCATGACAGTTGTGTGACAAAAACCGGGAACGCCTGACACGGTTGGGTGACGTGCTAGCGGCCGGGGATGATGCGGGGTATGACGGCCGTACTGGTGATCGAGGACGACGACCGGATCCGGCTCGCGCTGCTGCTGGCCCTCGAGGAGGAGGGCTACACGGCGTACGGGGTGGCCACCGCCGAGGAGGGGCTGCGGCGGCAGCGGGAGACCCCGGCGGACAACGTGCTGGTCGACCTCATGCTCCCCGGTCTCGACGGCTTCGAGTGCATCCGCCAGCTGCGCCGCGACGACGACGTTCCGATCGTGGTGGTCAGCGCCCGGGACGACACCCACGACATCGTCGCCGCGCTGGAGGCCGGCGCCGACGACTACGTGGTCAAGCCGGTGGCGATCAAGGAGCTGTCCGCGCGGCTGCGGGCCCTGCGCCGGCGCGGGCGGGCCGTCGCGGACGCCGTCCCGGCCCAGGTCTTCGGCGACCTGGAGATCAGCGCCGAGGCCGGCGAGGTGCGCCGGGCCGGCCACCCGGTCGCGGTCACCCGCACCGAGTTCCGGCTGCTGTGCGAGCTGGCCGAGCACGCCGGCCGGGTGCTCTCGCGCCAGCAGCTGCTGCGGCGGGTCTGGGGTTACGAGACCGGTGACGAGCGGCTGGTCGACGTGCACGTCGGCCGCCTGCGCCAGAAGATCGAGCCCGACCCGACCAACCCCCGGCACCTGGTCACCCTCCGGGGTCTCGGCTACAAGCTGCAACGATGACCCGCCTCGGACTGCGCGCCCGGGTCACCGCCGCGTTCGCCGTCGGCGCGCTGCTGCTCGCCCTCGCGATGGCGCTGTTCTCCTACGACCTGACCCGCCGGTCCCTGCTGGACGAGCGGGAACGCACCGCCGTCCGGGCCGCCTACTACGACGCCGCAGTGGTCCGCAGCGGGCTGGACACCGAGGACCCGGACGTCGTGGCGGTGCTGCGCGCGCTGGACACCGGCAGCACCCGGCGGCCCCTGCTGCACCTGCCCGACGGCTGGTACGCCCGCACCGCCGACATCGGCGCCGGCGCGGTCCCGGTCGAGCTGCAGCGCATGGTCGCGGCCGGGCAGCCGGGCGTGCAGCGGATCCGGGTCGACGGCCAGCCGACCCTGCTGGTCGGGGTGCCGCTCTCCGCCGGAGTGGGCTACTACGAGCTGACCTCGCTGCGCGAGGTCGAGGCGACCTTCCAGGTCGTCGGCCTGGCGCTGACCGCGGTGGCCATCATGGTCGCCGGGGCCGGCGCCGCCCTCGGCTGGTACGCGACCCGGCACAGCGTACGGCCGCTGACCGCGGTCGCCGACGCGGCGGAACGGATCGCCGCCGGTGACTTCGCCACCCGGCTCGACCCCACCACCGACCCGGACCTGACCCGGCTCTCCAGCTCGTTCAACCACATGGTCGACCAGTTGGTCCGCCGGATCGAGCGGGACCGCCGGTTCGCCGCCGACGTCAGCCACGAGCTGCGGTCCCCGCTGCAGACCCTGGCCGCCGCCGCCAGCGTGCTGACCCGCCGCGCCGGGCACCAGGACGAGCGCACGGCGACCGCCGCCGGGCTGGTCGTCGACGAGGTGGCCCGGTTCCAGCGGCTGGTGGACGACCTGATCCAGCTGGCGCGTACCGAGCAGCCGGCGCACCGCGAGCCGGTCGAGGTGGCCGCGCTGGCCCGGGCGGCCTGCCGGAGCCGGTCGCTGCCCGAGCACCTGGTCGAGGTGGTCGGCGACGCGCCGACCCAGTGGCACGTCGACCGGCGCCGGGTCGAGCAGACCCTGCTGAACCTGCTGGAGAACGCCGTCCGCTACGGCGGCGGGCCGGTCGGCGTCCGGCTGTCGCTGCGCGACGGCGGGGTCGGCGTGATCGACGTCGACGACGACGGCCCGGGGGTGCCGGAGGGCGACCGGGAGGCCATCTTCGACCGCTTCGTCCGAGGTCGGGCCGCGCACGCCCGCGCCGGCACCGACGGCACCGGCCTCGGGCTGGCCCTGGTGGCCCAGCACGCGGCCGCGCACGGCGGCCACGCGACGGTCCTCGACCGGGACCGGGGCGCCCGGTTCCGGGTCGAGCTGCCGGGGGCCCGCGGATGAGGTGCGCCCGCCTGCTGCCGGTGCTGGCCGTCGCCGTGCTGCTCGGCGGGTGCGGGGTGCCGGTCGACGACCAGCCGCGTCCGGTGCCGGCCCCGCCCGGCGGGTTTCCCAGCCCGACCGGCACGGCCACCGCCGACCCGGACGGCCGGGTGGACGAGACGCTCTGCTTCGTCCGCGCCGACGGGCTGGCGGCGGTCACCCGCCGGGTCGACGGTCTGCCGGGGGTGGACGCCCACCTGCAGCACCTGCTGGCCGGACCGGACGGCGCCGAGCGGGACCGCGGCCTGGCCAGCGCGCTGCCCGGGACCATCACGGTCGCCGGGGCCACCTCGACCGGCACTGTCGCGACGGTCGACGTCCGGCAGGCCGGC
This sequence is a window from Micromonospora sp. NBRC 110009. Protein-coding genes within it:
- a CDS encoding GerMN domain-containing protein, which encodes MRCARLLPVLAVAVLLGGCGVPVDDQPRPVPAPPGGFPSPTGTATADPDGRVDETLCFVRADGLAAVTRRVDGLPGVDAHLQHLLAGPDGAERDRGLASALPGTITVAGATSTGTVATVDVRQAGEDTGRNDEVLAFGQIVCTLTQRPDVDSVAFQRDGQPLEVPRADGSLSSLPLTAADYRPLLRR
- a CDS encoding response regulator transcription factor translates to MTAVLVIEDDDRIRLALLLALEEEGYTAYGVATAEEGLRRQRETPADNVLVDLMLPGLDGFECIRQLRRDDDVPIVVVSARDDTHDIVAALEAGADDYVVKPVAIKELSARLRALRRRGRAVADAVPAQVFGDLEISAEAGEVRRAGHPVAVTRTEFRLLCELAEHAGRVLSRQQLLRRVWGYETGDERLVDVHVGRLRQKIEPDPTNPRHLVTLRGLGYKLQR
- a CDS encoding DUF4873 domain-containing protein; its protein translation is MSYHGPAWIGDTPVQLHVTGRWEPVDGRYHWAGRIEPEPRAVRLLRSGRRDVQVRVGDRVTRARLAEVDPWGGVRVTGVGEPPWPPAED
- a CDS encoding TetR/AcrR family transcriptional regulator, translating into MRPTSTDVNASEPAAAPRPGRRDRWAGHREQRRQELIAAAVQALLRHGPQVDMDQVAATAGVSKPVLYRYFADKAQLWLAVSEVVAARVVDTIAPAIERVREERALVEATIDAYLGVVESEPTLYRFLMNQAGHPGIHQVVAGTSRQVAAGLARVIGDRLRALGLDAGPAEPWAYGLVGFVQAVGDWWTTHGQPIRRAALTDYLTTLLWSGIEGVRRGADLPHELARAHERIDR
- a CDS encoding AurF N-oxygenase family protein codes for the protein MEGTPAGFPREALATRLLTASVHTSYDPAVEIDWAAPHRPDAYWLPPHRSSLYGTPLWAGLSEAQRIELTKHEVASAASAGLWFETILMQMLIRHYYDADPTSRHAQYALTEVADECRHSIMFGRLIEATGCPVYRADRFDHLLGRWLKATATGPQMYAAILIAEEVLDAFQREIMADESLQPLIRMVSRIHVVEEARHVRFARDELARQVEAAGPLALSYARLVIGRAACAITRRLVHPRAYAAVGIAPSVGRAAARANPHWQATLRWSAHRVADHLAGLGLLSGPGRLLWLRSGLIRG
- a CDS encoding sensor histidine kinase — translated: MTRLGLRARVTAAFAVGALLLALAMALFSYDLTRRSLLDERERTAVRAAYYDAAVVRSGLDTEDPDVVAVLRALDTGSTRRPLLHLPDGWYARTADIGAGAVPVELQRMVAAGQPGVQRIRVDGQPTLLVGVPLSAGVGYYELTSLREVEATFQVVGLALTAVAIMVAGAGAALGWYATRHSVRPLTAVADAAERIAAGDFATRLDPTTDPDLTRLSSSFNHMVDQLVRRIERDRRFAADVSHELRSPLQTLAAAASVLTRRAGHQDERTATAAGLVVDEVARFQRLVDDLIQLARTEQPAHREPVEVAALARAACRSRSLPEHLVEVVGDAPTQWHVDRRRVEQTLLNLLENAVRYGGGPVGVRLSLRDGGVGVIDVDDDGPGVPEGDREAIFDRFVRGRAAHARAGTDGTGLGLALVAQHAAAHGGHATVLDRDRGARFRVELPGARG
- a CDS encoding BON domain-containing protein, with amino-acid sequence MVTPWPYPDFPFAGDGPEPDGEDVRLAGLVAQRLSIDWTTRRQQITVSVQNRVVILAGGVADAQTRRAAGELAWDVPGVFDVCNALRLYGGRRAR
- a CDS encoding YdcF family protein is translated as MTPPTATVLLVFGRGIVREAGDYLLTAESAARVDAAVAYVTAHEAEFRRAAAPRIVLTGGWPHAAPETAGPPAGCHEGELMLARASAAGLDRYAGLHAETRSRTTLQNLVHTVEDGLLADHVFGPARPLGLVSHAWHLPRVRFLAGKVLGLSGAALRDVPAGDPTAGRAGRRELSFRAAARLGYLGVHTPADLLRRERGLARSARLLNGWRRPSR
- a CDS encoding STAS domain-containing protein, which gives rise to MTVVPADNLMTLICDGCGDTVTGTGCTLPDAEVVWTLVFDNDWVRSPFASGPHHCPRCSARTGPDGDGGLDIDYLDEVGGEPTAQEPDLVGPVRRALAESVTFGDRMLVDLAEVEVLDSAGLGLLVRARQQARQDGRRLCLVAPSRFVLTVLHTMRLDGVFPVFDSRTRALSGPVGPGPAPPRPDGTEPAPPPARTGRPATHEKEPAW